A single region of the Streptomyces sp. ITFR-16 genome encodes:
- the gltB gene encoding glutamate synthase large subunit: MRTDAWSPMDGRPAQQGMYDPRNEHDACGVGFVATLTGVASHELVEQALTVLRNLEHRGATGSEPDSGDGAGILLQVPDAFLRAEVPFELPEAGGYAVGIAFLPADGSTDAVHDLEKIAAEEGLQVLGWREVPVTPDILGNGARATMPEFRQLFVADGESTGIALDRKAFVLRKRAERETGVYFPSLSARTIVYKGMLTTGQLEPFFPDLSDRRFATTVALVHSRFSTNTFPSWPLAHPYRFVAHNGEINTVKGNRNWMKARESQLASSLFGTEQLDRIFPVCTPDASDSASFDEVLELLHLGGRSLPHSVLMMVPEAWENHDSMDPARRAFYQYHATMMEPWDGPACVTFTDGVQVGAVLDRNGLRPGRYWVTDDGLVVLSSEVGVLDIDPAKVVRKGRLQPGRMFLVDTAEHRIIEDDEIKAGLAAEQPYQEWLETGEIELEDLPEREHIVHTHASVTRRQQTFGYTEEELRVILAPMARTAGEPLGSMGTDSPIAALSARPRLLFDYFTQLFAQVTNPPLDAIREELVTSLRSSLGPAGNLLEPTAASCRSVTLPFPVIDNDELAKLIHINADGDMPGMKAATLSGLYRVGGGGEALAARIEEICTEVDAAIEDGARLIVLSDRHSDAEHAPIPSLLLTSAVHHHLIRTKQRTQVGLLVEAGDVREVHHVALLIGYGAAAVNPYLAMESVEDLVRAGTFIEGIDAEQAIRNLIYALGKGVLKVMSKMGISTVASYRGAQVFEAVGLDEDFVAKYFNGTATKIGGAGLDVVAKEVAARHAKGYPASGISASHRALEIGGEYQWRREGEPHLFDPETVFRLQHATRNRRYDIFKKYTDRVNEQSERLMTLRGLFGFASDREAIDIDEVESVADIVKRFSTGAMSYGSISREAHETLAIAMNQLGGKSNTGEGGEDADRLYDPARRSSIKQVASGRFGVTSEYLVNADDIQIKMAQGAKPGEGGQLPGHKVYPWVAKTRHSTPGVGLISPPPHHDIYSIEDLAQLIHDLKNANPAARIHVKLVSEVGVGTVAAGVSKAHADVVLISGHDGGTGASPLTSLKHAGGPWELGLAETQQTLLLNGLRDRIVVQTDGQLKTGRDVVIAALLGAEEFGFATAPLVVSGCVMMRVCHLDTCPVGIATQNPVLRDRFSGKAEYIVNFFEFIAQEVREILAELGFRTIEEAVGHAELLDTDRAITHWKAQGLDLKPLFHVPELPEGASRHQIAEQDHGLAKALDNELIKLAADALKADSPEAAQPVRAQIAIRNINRTVGTMLGHEVTKKFGGAGLPEDTIDITFTGSAGQSFGAFLPSGVTLRLEGDANDYVGKGLSGGRVIVRPDRGADHLAEYSTIAGNTIAYGATGGELFLRGRTGERFCVRNSGATVVSEGVGDHGCEYMTGGHAVVLGETGRNFAAGMSGGVAYVIDLNRDNVNVGNLGAVEELTAADQQWLHDVVRRHQEETGSTVAEKLLAEWDTAVARFSKIIPSTYKAVLAAKDAAELAGLSEQETTEKMMEAATNG; the protein is encoded by the coding sequence ATGCGCACCGACGCCTGGTCGCCCATGGACGGTCGCCCCGCCCAGCAGGGGATGTACGACCCCCGCAACGAGCACGACGCCTGCGGCGTCGGGTTCGTGGCCACTCTGACCGGTGTGGCCAGCCATGAGCTGGTCGAGCAGGCGCTGACCGTACTGCGCAACCTCGAACACCGAGGCGCCACCGGATCCGAGCCCGACTCCGGTGACGGCGCCGGAATCCTGCTCCAGGTCCCGGACGCCTTCCTGCGTGCCGAGGTCCCCTTCGAGCTCCCCGAGGCCGGTGGCTACGCCGTCGGCATCGCCTTCCTGCCCGCGGACGGCTCCACCGACGCCGTCCACGACCTCGAGAAGATCGCCGCCGAAGAAGGCCTCCAGGTCCTCGGCTGGCGCGAGGTCCCGGTCACCCCCGACATCCTCGGCAACGGCGCCCGCGCCACCATGCCCGAGTTCCGCCAGCTCTTCGTCGCGGACGGCGAGAGCACCGGCATCGCCCTGGACCGCAAGGCCTTCGTGCTGCGCAAGCGTGCCGAGCGTGAGACCGGGGTCTACTTCCCGTCGCTCTCCGCCCGCACGATCGTCTACAAGGGCATGCTCACCACGGGACAGCTGGAGCCGTTCTTCCCGGACCTCTCCGACCGCCGCTTCGCCACCACGGTCGCGCTGGTCCACTCCCGCTTCTCCACCAACACCTTCCCGAGCTGGCCGCTCGCCCACCCGTACCGCTTCGTCGCGCACAACGGCGAGATCAACACGGTCAAGGGCAACCGCAACTGGATGAAGGCCCGCGAGTCCCAGCTCGCCTCCAGCCTCTTCGGTACGGAGCAGCTGGACCGGATCTTCCCCGTCTGCACCCCGGACGCCTCCGACTCGGCCTCCTTCGACGAGGTCCTGGAGCTGCTCCACCTCGGCGGCCGCTCGCTGCCGCACTCCGTGCTGATGATGGTCCCCGAGGCGTGGGAGAACCACGACTCCATGGACCCGGCCCGCCGCGCCTTCTACCAGTACCACGCCACGATGATGGAGCCCTGGGACGGCCCGGCCTGCGTCACCTTCACCGACGGCGTCCAGGTCGGCGCGGTCCTCGACCGCAACGGTCTGCGCCCCGGCCGCTACTGGGTCACCGACGACGGTCTCGTCGTCCTCTCCTCCGAGGTCGGCGTCCTGGACATCGACCCCGCCAAGGTGGTCCGCAAGGGCCGTCTGCAGCCCGGCCGGATGTTCCTCGTCGACACCGCGGAGCACCGCATCATCGAGGACGACGAGATCAAGGCCGGCCTGGCCGCCGAGCAGCCGTACCAGGAGTGGCTGGAGACCGGCGAGATCGAGCTCGAGGACCTCCCCGAGCGCGAGCACATCGTCCACACCCACGCCTCCGTCACCCGCCGCCAGCAGACCTTCGGCTACACCGAGGAAGAGCTCCGCGTCATCCTCGCGCCGATGGCCCGCACCGCCGGCGAGCCGCTCGGCTCCATGGGCACCGACTCGCCGATCGCCGCGCTCTCCGCGCGCCCCCGGCTGCTCTTCGACTACTTCACCCAGCTGTTCGCGCAGGTCACCAACCCGCCGCTGGACGCCATCCGCGAGGAGCTCGTCACCTCGCTGCGCTCGTCGCTGGGCCCCGCGGGCAACCTGCTGGAGCCGACCGCCGCGTCCTGTCGCAGCGTCACGCTGCCGTTCCCGGTGATCGACAACGACGAGCTGGCCAAGCTCATACACATCAACGCCGACGGCGACATGCCGGGCATGAAGGCCGCCACCCTCTCCGGGCTCTACCGGGTCGGCGGCGGCGGCGAGGCGCTGGCCGCGCGGATCGAGGAGATCTGCACCGAGGTCGACGCCGCCATCGAGGACGGCGCCCGCCTGATCGTCCTGTCCGACCGGCACTCCGACGCCGAGCACGCCCCCATCCCCTCGCTGCTGCTCACCTCGGCCGTCCACCACCACCTCATCCGCACCAAGCAGCGCACCCAGGTGGGCCTGCTGGTCGAGGCCGGTGACGTCCGCGAGGTCCACCACGTCGCGCTGCTGATCGGCTACGGCGCCGCCGCGGTCAACCCGTACCTGGCCATGGAGTCCGTCGAGGACCTGGTCCGGGCCGGCACCTTCATCGAGGGCATCGACGCCGAGCAGGCCATCCGCAACCTCATCTACGCGCTGGGCAAGGGCGTCCTGAAGGTCATGTCCAAGATGGGCATCTCCACCGTCGCCTCCTACCGCGGCGCCCAGGTCTTCGAGGCCGTCGGCCTCGACGAGGACTTCGTCGCCAAGTACTTCAACGGCACGGCCACCAAGATCGGCGGCGCCGGACTCGACGTCGTCGCCAAGGAGGTCGCCGCCCGGCACGCCAAGGGCTACCCCGCCTCCGGCATCTCCGCCTCGCACCGCGCGCTGGAGATCGGCGGCGAGTACCAGTGGCGCCGCGAGGGCGAGCCGCACCTGTTCGACCCGGAGACGGTCTTCCGCCTCCAGCACGCCACGCGCAACCGCCGCTACGACATCTTCAAGAAGTACACGGACCGGGTGAACGAGCAGTCCGAGCGGCTGATGACGCTGCGCGGTCTGTTCGGCTTCGCCTCGGACCGCGAGGCGATCGACATCGACGAGGTCGAGTCCGTCGCCGACATCGTCAAGCGCTTCTCCACCGGCGCCATGTCGTACGGCTCCATCTCCCGCGAGGCGCACGAGACCCTCGCGATCGCCATGAACCAGCTGGGCGGCAAGTCCAACACCGGTGAGGGCGGCGAGGACGCCGACCGGCTCTACGACCCGGCCCGCCGCTCGTCCATCAAGCAGGTCGCCTCCGGCCGCTTCGGTGTCACCAGCGAGTACCTGGTCAACGCGGACGACATCCAGATCAAGATGGCGCAGGGCGCCAAGCCCGGCGAGGGCGGCCAGCTGCCCGGCCACAAGGTCTACCCGTGGGTCGCCAAGACCCGGCACTCCACCCCGGGTGTCGGTCTGATCTCCCCGCCGCCGCACCACGACATCTACTCCATCGAGGACCTGGCCCAGCTGATCCACGACCTCAAGAACGCCAACCCGGCGGCCCGCATCCATGTGAAGCTGGTCTCCGAGGTCGGCGTCGGCACGGTCGCCGCCGGTGTCTCCAAGGCGCACGCGGACGTCGTCCTGATCTCCGGCCACGACGGCGGCACGGGCGCCTCCCCGCTCACCTCGCTCAAGCACGCGGGCGGTCCCTGGGAGCTGGGCCTCGCCGAGACCCAGCAGACGCTGCTGCTCAACGGCCTGCGCGACCGCATCGTCGTGCAGACCGACGGCCAGCTCAAGACCGGCCGCGACGTGGTCATCGCCGCCCTGCTGGGCGCCGAGGAGTTCGGTTTCGCGACCGCGCCGCTCGTCGTCTCCGGCTGCGTCATGATGCGCGTCTGCCACCTGGACACCTGCCCGGTCGGCATCGCCACCCAGAACCCGGTGCTGCGCGACCGGTTCTCCGGCAAGGCCGAGTACATCGTCAACTTCTTCGAGTTCATCGCCCAGGAAGTCCGCGAGATCCTCGCCGAGCTCGGCTTCCGTACGATCGAGGAGGCCGTCGGCCACGCCGAGCTGCTCGACACCGACCGGGCGATCACGCACTGGAAGGCCCAGGGCCTCGACCTGAAGCCGCTGTTCCACGTGCCCGAGCTGCCCGAGGGCGCCTCCCGCCACCAGATCGCCGAGCAGGACCACGGTCTGGCCAAGGCCCTCGACAACGAGCTGATCAAGCTCGCCGCCGACGCCCTGAAGGCCGACAGCCCCGAGGCCGCCCAGCCGGTCCGCGCGCAGATCGCGATCCGCAACATCAACCGGACCGTCGGCACCATGCTCGGCCACGAGGTCACGAAGAAGTTCGGCGGTGCGGGCCTGCCCGAGGACACCATCGACATCACCTTCACCGGCTCCGCGGGCCAGTCCTTCGGCGCCTTCCTGCCCAGTGGTGTGACGCTGCGCCTGGAGGGCGACGCCAACGACTACGTCGGCAAGGGCCTCTCCGGCGGCCGCGTCATCGTCCGCCCGGACCGGGGCGCCGACCACCTCGCCGAGTACTCCACCATCGCGGGCAACACCATCGCCTACGGTGCCACCGGCGGCGAGCTGTTCCTGCGCGGCCGCACCGGCGAGCGGTTCTGCGTCCGCAACTCCGGCGCTACGGTCGTCTCGGAGGGCGTGGGCGACCACGGCTGCGAGTACATGACCGGCGGGCACGCCGTCGTGCTCGGCGAGACCGGGCGCAACTTCGCGGCCGGCATGTCGGGCGGTGTCGCCTACGTCATCGACCTGAACCGCGACAACGTCAACGTCGGCAACCTCGGCGCCGTCGAGGAGCTCACCGCCGCCGACCAGCAGTGGCTGCACGACGTCGTGCGCCGCCACCAGGAGGAGACCGGCTCCACGGTCGCCGAGAAGCTCCTCGCCGAGTGGGACACCGCGGTGGCCCGCTTCAGCAAGATCATCCCGTCCACCTACAAGGCAGTGCTCGCCGCCAAGGACGCCGCTGAGCTCGCCGGTCTCTCCGAGCAGGAGACCACCGAGAAGATGATGGAGGCGGCGACCAATGGCTGA
- a CDS encoding glutamate synthase subunit beta: MADPKGFLTTGREVAKTRPVGERVKDWNEVYVPGSLLPIISKQAGRCMDCGIPFCHNGCPLGNLIPEWNDYAYREDWTAASERLHATNNFPEFTGRLCPAPCESACVLGINQPAVTIKNVEVSIIDQAWDRGDVTPQPPERLSGKTVAVIGSGPAGLAAAQQLTRAGHTVAVYERADRIGGLLRYGIPEFKMEKSHINRRIEQMRAEGTKFRTEVEVGRDIDAAKLRRRYDAVVIAAGATVSRDLPVPGRELNGVHFAMEYLPLANKVQEGDLTVSPITAEGKHVVVIGGGDTGADCVGTAHRQGALSVTQLEIMPRPGEDRNANQPWPTFPMLYKVTSAHEEGGERVYSVSTTHFEGDEDGNVQSLHLVEVEFKDGKLEQKPGTERTIPAQLVTLAMGFTGTDQANGLVQQFGLELDARGNVARDDDYATNVDGVFVAGDAGRGQSLIVWAIAEGRSAARGVDRYLTGASALPAPIRPTDRSLTV; this comes from the coding sequence ATGGCTGACCCCAAGGGCTTCCTGACCACCGGCCGCGAGGTCGCCAAGACCCGCCCCGTCGGCGAGCGCGTCAAGGACTGGAACGAGGTCTACGTACCCGGCTCGCTGCTGCCGATCATCAGCAAGCAGGCCGGCCGCTGCATGGACTGCGGCATCCCGTTCTGCCACAACGGCTGTCCGCTCGGAAACCTGATCCCCGAGTGGAACGACTACGCCTACCGCGAGGACTGGACCGCCGCGTCCGAGCGCCTGCACGCCACGAACAACTTCCCGGAGTTCACCGGGCGGCTCTGCCCGGCCCCCTGCGAGTCGGCGTGTGTGCTCGGCATCAACCAGCCGGCCGTCACCATCAAGAACGTCGAGGTCTCGATCATCGACCAGGCGTGGGACCGCGGCGACGTGACCCCGCAGCCGCCCGAGCGCCTCTCCGGCAAGACCGTGGCCGTCATCGGCTCGGGCCCGGCCGGACTCGCCGCCGCCCAGCAGCTGACCCGGGCCGGCCACACCGTCGCCGTCTACGAGCGCGCGGACCGCATCGGGGGACTCCTGCGGTACGGCATCCCCGAGTTCAAGATGGAGAAGTCGCACATCAACCGCCGCATCGAGCAGATGCGCGCGGAGGGCACCAAGTTCCGCACCGAGGTCGAGGTCGGCCGGGACATCGACGCCGCCAAGCTGCGCCGCCGCTACGACGCGGTCGTCATCGCCGCCGGCGCCACCGTCTCGCGCGATCTGCCCGTCCCGGGCCGTGAGCTGAACGGTGTGCACTTCGCGATGGAGTACCTGCCGCTCGCCAACAAGGTGCAGGAGGGCGACCTGACGGTCTCCCCGATCACCGCCGAGGGCAAGCACGTCGTGGTCATCGGCGGCGGCGACACCGGCGCCGACTGCGTGGGCACCGCCCACCGCCAGGGCGCCCTGTCCGTCACCCAGCTGGAGATCATGCCCCGGCCGGGCGAGGACCGGAACGCCAACCAGCCCTGGCCGACGTTCCCGATGCTCTACAAGGTCACCTCCGCGCACGAGGAGGGCGGCGAGCGGGTCTACTCCGTCTCGACCACCCACTTCGAGGGCGACGAGGACGGCAACGTCCAGTCCCTCCACCTCGTCGAGGTGGAGTTCAAGGACGGTAAGCTGGAGCAGAAGCCCGGCACCGAGCGGACGATCCCCGCACAGCTGGTCACCCTCGCGATGGGCTTCACCGGCACCGACCAGGCCAACGGTCTGGTCCAGCAGTTCGGCCTGGAGCTCGACGCCCGGGGCAACGTCGCCCGCGACGACGACTACGCCACCAACGTCGACGGCGTCTTCGTCGCCGGAGACGCGGGCCGCGGCCAGTCCCTCATCGTGTGGGCCATCGCCGAGGGCCGCTCCGCGGCACGCGGCGTGGACCGCTACCTGACCGGGGCCAGCGCGCTGCCGGCCCCGATCCGCCCGACGGACCGTTCCCTGACGGTCTGA
- a CDS encoding SLC13 family permease — MRNDHSTPPSRGGSPGVYSLVRRLHPLDWLAAGLLLLGLVAAATGLLPSGPAADQMRRIGPLLAFLATVIVLAELAGRAQVFDVVAAWVARAGRGRYPLLFGLCVAFASLTTITLNLDTTAVLLTPVMLALAGRVGIAAVPLAMTTVWLANTASLLLPVSNLTNLLAADRVALSPAGLAAVMWLPQLAAIGATALCLWVFYWRRGRRGADRYTPPQVPAPDDRVLLGICSVACAGFLLAILAVDVPLWSASLVAMLVVVAAYAVRRRGELRLSLIPWRLLVLVPGMFLVVETVNAHGLHELLVRALGTDNGFVGMLRSAGVGAGLANVLNNLPAYVAGEAVVPAANHHQLLALLIGVNAGPLVTPWGSLATLLWFERCRWQGTRIDLRRFVLTGLVLAVTATAAATCALALTA, encoded by the coding sequence ATGCGGAATGATCACTCCACCCCGCCGTCGCGGGGCGGGAGCCCCGGTGTGTACTCGCTGGTCCGGCGGCTGCACCCCCTGGACTGGCTGGCGGCCGGGCTGCTTCTGCTGGGGCTGGTCGCCGCGGCGACCGGGCTGCTGCCCAGCGGCCCGGCGGCCGACCAGATGCGGCGCATCGGGCCGCTGCTGGCGTTCCTGGCCACCGTGATCGTGCTGGCGGAACTGGCGGGCCGGGCGCAGGTCTTCGACGTGGTCGCGGCCTGGGTGGCGCGGGCCGGGCGGGGCCGCTACCCGCTGCTCTTCGGGCTGTGCGTGGCCTTCGCCTCGCTCACCACGATCACCCTGAACCTGGACACCACCGCCGTCCTGCTCACCCCGGTGATGCTGGCGCTGGCCGGCCGGGTGGGCATCGCGGCGGTGCCGCTGGCGATGACGACGGTGTGGCTGGCCAACACCGCGAGCCTGCTGCTGCCCGTGTCGAACCTGACCAATCTGCTGGCGGCGGACCGGGTGGCGCTGTCCCCGGCCGGGCTCGCGGCCGTGATGTGGCTGCCGCAGCTGGCCGCGATCGGGGCGACGGCCCTGTGTCTGTGGGTCTTCTACTGGCGCCGGGGTCGGCGCGGCGCCGACCGGTACACCCCGCCGCAAGTGCCGGCGCCCGACGACCGGGTGCTGCTCGGGATTTGCTCGGTGGCGTGCGCGGGGTTCCTGCTGGCGATCCTGGCCGTGGACGTGCCGCTGTGGTCCGCCTCGCTGGTCGCGATGCTGGTCGTCGTGGCGGCCTACGCGGTACGGCGCCGGGGCGAGCTGCGCCTCTCGCTGATCCCGTGGCGGCTGCTGGTACTGGTCCCGGGGATGTTCCTGGTCGTGGAGACGGTCAACGCGCACGGGCTGCACGAGCTGCTGGTGCGGGCACTCGGCACGGACAACGGCTTCGTGGGGATGCTGCGCTCGGCCGGCGTGGGCGCCGGGCTGGCCAACGTACTGAACAACCTTCCGGCGTACGTGGCGGGCGAGGCGGTCGTCCCGGCGGCCAACCACCACCAGCTGCTGGCCCTGCTGATCGGGGTCAACGCGGGCCCCCTCGTCACTCCGTGGGGCTCGCTGGCGACGCTGCTGTGGTTCGAGCGGTGCCGCTGGCAGGGGACGCGCATCGACCTGCGGCGCTTCGTGCTGACCGGTCTGGTGCTGGCGGTGACGGCGACGGCGGCCGCCACCTGCGCGCTGGCCCTGACCGCCTGA
- a CDS encoding rhomboid family intramembrane serine protease → MEAAATTCYCHPSYETYVSCTRCERFICPDCMREAAVGHHCVECVREGQRSVRQARTVFGGMASRAAVPLVTYVLMGLNVLVYLGELVSPGLVDRFAMTGAGLAAPDGSRYVYVDGGFPGLDVIGVVDGEWYRLLTGAFLHLPPTGASFGSLPFGVLHIVFNMYALWNLGRVVEQQLGRARYLALYLLSALGGSVLVYLVAPYDDTVGASGAVFGLAASFYVVNRRLGRDMQAVNRFLAGFLIWMVISAGFTSWQGHLGGLLTGALVTVVYAYAPAERRTAVQAAGCVVLLAVLVLLVVLKTSALTG, encoded by the coding sequence ATGGAGGCCGCCGCCACCACGTGCTACTGCCATCCCTCGTACGAGACGTATGTCAGCTGCACCCGTTGCGAGCGGTTCATCTGCCCGGACTGCATGCGTGAGGCCGCCGTCGGCCACCACTGCGTGGAGTGCGTGCGGGAGGGGCAGCGCTCGGTGCGGCAGGCCCGCACGGTCTTCGGCGGTATGGCGTCCCGGGCCGCGGTGCCGCTGGTCACGTACGTCCTGATGGGGCTCAACGTCCTGGTGTACCTGGGCGAGCTGGTCAGTCCTGGCCTCGTCGACCGGTTCGCGATGACGGGTGCCGGACTGGCCGCCCCGGACGGCAGCCGCTATGTCTACGTGGACGGGGGCTTCCCCGGGCTCGATGTGATCGGGGTCGTGGACGGCGAGTGGTACCGGCTGCTCACCGGGGCCTTCCTCCATCTGCCGCCGACCGGCGCCTCGTTCGGCTCGCTGCCGTTCGGGGTGCTGCACATCGTCTTCAACATGTACGCGCTGTGGAACCTCGGCCGGGTGGTCGAGCAGCAGCTGGGGCGGGCCCGCTACCTCGCCCTGTATCTGCTGTCCGCCCTGGGCGGTTCGGTCCTGGTCTACCTGGTCGCGCCGTACGACGACACGGTGGGCGCCTCCGGCGCGGTCTTCGGTCTGGCCGCGTCGTTCTACGTCGTCAACCGCCGTCTGGGCCGGGACATGCAGGCGGTCAACCGGTTCCTGGCCGGGTTCCTGATCTGGATGGTGATCTCGGCGGGCTTCACCTCCTGGCAGGGGCACCTGGGCGGGCTGCTCACCGGCGCCCTGGTGACGGTCGTCTACGCGTACGCCCCGGCGGAGCGGCGCACGGCGGTCCAGGCCGCCGGATGCGTGGTGCTGCTGGCCGTACTGGTGCTGCTGGTGGTCCTGAAGACCTCGGCGCTGACGGGCTGA
- a CDS encoding HutD family protein yields MTSEAFRILRAAGRPPVAWKNGGGVTREIAASPGATTDAFDWRVSLAEVTGDGPFSVFPGVDRTLTVVEGAGMDLLVDGEHHIVDEPYWPHGFPGDPQTEGRLLAGPVRNLNVMSRRDRTRAEVAVVRGTLRLRAPEGGAVLAVALEDGAVIDGTDTVLDPYDGVLLRGPAVCVLRTQGFAALVTLSDARGDTP; encoded by the coding sequence ATGACCTCCGAGGCGTTCCGGATCCTGCGCGCCGCCGGCCGGCCGCCGGTGGCCTGGAAGAACGGCGGGGGAGTCACCCGCGAGATCGCCGCGTCCCCCGGCGCCACGACGGACGCCTTCGACTGGCGGGTCAGCCTGGCGGAGGTGACCGGGGACGGGCCGTTCTCCGTCTTCCCCGGCGTCGACCGTACGCTCACCGTGGTGGAGGGGGCCGGAATGGACCTGCTGGTGGACGGCGAGCACCACATCGTCGACGAGCCGTACTGGCCGCACGGCTTCCCGGGCGACCCGCAGACCGAGGGCCGGCTGCTGGCGGGCCCGGTCAGGAACCTCAACGTGATGTCCCGCAGGGACCGTACGAGGGCCGAGGTGGCGGTGGTACGCGGCACCCTCCGGCTCAGGGCGCCGGAGGGCGGTGCGGTGCTGGCCGTGGCGCTGGAGGACGGTGCAGTGATCGACGGCACGGACACCGTCCTCGACCCCTACGACGGCGTGCTGCTGCGGGGCCCGGCGGTGTGTGTGCTGCGTACCCAGGGGTTCGCGGCGCTGGTCACGCTGTCGGACGCGCGCGGGGACACGCCCTAG
- a CDS encoding pyridoxamine 5'-phosphate oxidase family protein, with amino-acid sequence MTTRSWADFRAAEPAFADTVRRRFEQYRHHVLATLRADGSPRVTGLEVDFRLGEPLLGMMPGSRKALDLRRDPRFAVQANPGPDAEMADGDVRICGRAAEVTDPGLLARFTDAAKPPEPFHLFRVELTEVVRTTVEGDTLVVRVWRPGLPARTIRRGNDDASASGTP; translated from the coding sequence ATGACGACACGTTCCTGGGCAGACTTCCGGGCAGCGGAACCGGCCTTCGCCGACACCGTGCGCCGCCGCTTCGAGCAGTACCGCCACCACGTCCTGGCCACTCTGCGCGCGGACGGATCACCCCGGGTGACCGGCCTCGAAGTGGACTTCCGGCTCGGCGAACCCCTCCTCGGGATGATGCCGGGCTCCCGCAAGGCGCTGGACCTGCGCCGCGACCCCCGCTTCGCGGTGCAGGCCAACCCGGGCCCGGACGCGGAGATGGCGGACGGCGACGTCCGGATCTGCGGACGGGCGGCGGAGGTGACCGACCCCGGCCTGCTGGCCCGGTTCACCGACGCGGCGAAACCGCCGGAGCCCTTCCATCTGTTCCGGGTGGAGCTGACCGAGGTCGTGCGCACCACCGTCGAGGGCGACACCCTCGTCGTCCGGGTATGGCGCCCCGGCCTCCCGGCGCGCACGATCCGCCGGGGCAACGACGACGCCTCAGCCTCCGGTACGCCCTGA
- a CDS encoding acyl-CoA dehydrogenase family protein, translating into MRFLLTGEQREFGRSLAAMLAAADTPSAVRAWGDGDRGPGEELWKRLAEAGVFALAVPESRGGVGVLPVELAVAFVELGRHAVPGPVVETVTASVLLAGAGGPAAGDWLPRLASGAASATLRMAGHGPYALDADAVDAVFTVDGEVLRLAPGPGTLSASADPARRLFSPGPGGRVLAAGPGVAEGAARAARWAAFATAAQALGTGEALLSATVAYVKQRTQFGVPVGSFQAVKHRLADTLTGLEFARPLLYGAALSLAAGSPRAAADVAAAKVTAGEAAYAAARTALQLHGAVGYTEELDLSLWLRRARPLRDAWGTPAACRALILADLPGPPASGRTGG; encoded by the coding sequence ATGCGATTCCTCCTGACCGGCGAGCAGCGGGAGTTCGGCCGCTCGCTGGCCGCGATGCTGGCGGCGGCGGACACGCCCTCGGCGGTAAGGGCCTGGGGCGACGGGGACCGGGGTCCGGGCGAGGAGCTGTGGAAGCGGCTCGCGGAGGCCGGGGTGTTCGCGCTCGCGGTGCCGGAGTCCCGCGGGGGCGTCGGGGTGCTGCCGGTCGAACTGGCCGTCGCCTTCGTGGAGCTGGGCCGGCACGCGGTGCCGGGTCCGGTGGTGGAGACGGTCACCGCGTCGGTGCTGCTGGCCGGGGCGGGCGGCCCGGCCGCCGGTGACTGGCTGCCCCGGCTGGCCTCCGGGGCGGCGTCGGCGACGCTGCGGATGGCGGGGCACGGGCCGTACGCGCTGGACGCGGACGCCGTGGACGCGGTGTTCACCGTGGACGGCGAGGTGCTGCGGCTCGCCCCCGGCCCGGGCACGCTCAGCGCGTCGGCGGACCCGGCCCGGCGGCTGTTCTCGCCCGGGCCCGGCGGCCGGGTCCTGGCGGCGGGGCCCGGGGTGGCCGAGGGAGCCGCGCGGGCCGCGCGGTGGGCGGCCTTCGCGACGGCCGCCCAGGCGCTCGGCACGGGCGAGGCGCTGCTGTCCGCGACGGTGGCGTACGTGAAGCAGCGCACCCAGTTCGGTGTGCCCGTCGGGTCCTTCCAGGCGGTGAAGCACCGGCTCGCGGACACCCTGACCGGCCTGGAGTTCGCCCGCCCGCTGCTGTACGGGGCGGCGCTGTCGCTCGCCGCCGGTTCACCCCGTGCGGCGGCGGACGTGGCGGCGGCGAAGGTGACGGCGGGCGAGGCCGCGTACGCCGCCGCGCGGACGGCGCTCCAACTGCACGGGGCGGTGGGCTACACCGAGGAGCTGGATCTGTCGCTGTGGCTGCGCAGGGCGCGCCCGCTGCGCGACGCGTGGGGAACGCCCGCTGCCTGCCGGGCGCTGATTCTCGCGGACCTGCCGGGCCCGCCCGCGTCAGGGCGTACCGGAGGCTGA